Proteins co-encoded in one Bradyrhizobium sp. 170 genomic window:
- a CDS encoding H-NS histone family protein, with the protein MNKKPNFDGMSVDELWQLHEELSQVLSVRLTSEKRELEKRLAQLRREKEMRQSESADVRSAPRERRKYPRVFPKYRNPDEPSETWSGRGKQPRWLTAALKTGHKIEEFVIGKPEAGGEGPRRRRA; encoded by the coding sequence ATGAACAAGAAGCCAAATTTCGATGGAATGTCGGTAGACGAGTTGTGGCAGCTCCATGAGGAGCTTAGTCAGGTGCTGTCGGTTCGATTGACGTCGGAAAAGCGCGAGCTTGAGAAGCGGTTGGCGCAACTTCGACGCGAAAAAGAGATGCGCCAATCGGAATCCGCGGATGTCCGAAGTGCGCCTCGCGAGCGCCGGAAATACCCGCGTGTATTCCCAAAATATCGAAATCCCGACGAGCCTTCCGAAACCTGGTCAGGTCGCGGGAAGCAGCCGCGCTGGCTCACGGCCGCGCTAAAGACCGGTCACAAGATCGAGGAGTTCGTGATTGGCAAGCCGGAAGCCGGCGGCGAAGGTCCTCGCCGCCGCCGCGCATAG
- a CDS encoding SDR family oxidoreductase translates to MRILITGSMGYVGPLLTRHLRQKFPGAELIGFDTAFFAHNLTGATRLPESLLDRVHFGDIRDFPPELLDGVDVVVHLAAISNDPMGKEFEGVTEAINEKASVALAQMAEQRGVSRFVFASSCSIYGAAEGRPKRESDSLNPLTAYARSKVAMENALRASNAGEMTVTCLRFATACGMSDRLRLDLVLNDFVASALATGEITVLSDGTPWRPLIDVSDMARAIEWAIGRDTNQGGRVLVVNAGSNTGNYQVRDLAQVVAAELPGTRVSINTAAPPDLRSYQVDFSLFAELAPAHLPAVPLAQSVRNLSAGLNGMGFSDKEFRTSSLMRLKTLKDHIAVGRLSADLRWH, encoded by the coding sequence ATGCGTATTCTTATTACCGGTTCGATGGGCTACGTCGGCCCCCTCCTTACGCGTCACCTCCGGCAGAAATTTCCAGGCGCCGAATTGATCGGCTTCGACACTGCATTCTTTGCCCACAATCTTACCGGAGCGACCAGGTTGCCCGAGTCGCTGCTGGATCGCGTGCATTTCGGCGATATTCGTGACTTTCCGCCGGAACTGCTCGATGGCGTCGATGTCGTCGTCCATCTGGCGGCGATCTCCAACGACCCGATGGGCAAGGAGTTCGAAGGCGTCACCGAAGCGATCAATGAAAAGGCCAGCGTTGCGCTCGCGCAGATGGCGGAACAGCGCGGCGTCAGCCGCTTCGTATTCGCTTCGAGTTGCAGCATTTACGGCGCCGCCGAAGGTCGCCCAAAACGCGAAAGCGACTCGCTCAATCCCCTCACCGCCTATGCACGGTCCAAGGTCGCGATGGAAAACGCGCTCCGCGCGAGCAACGCGGGCGAAATGACGGTCACGTGCCTGAGGTTTGCGACCGCTTGCGGTATGTCCGATCGCCTGCGGCTCGATCTGGTCTTGAACGACTTTGTCGCGAGTGCGCTGGCCACGGGCGAGATTACCGTGCTCAGCGACGGGACACCGTGGCGGCCGCTGATCGATGTATCCGATATGGCGCGGGCAATTGAATGGGCCATCGGACGTGATACCAACCAGGGCGGACGGGTTCTTGTGGTGAATGCCGGCAGCAATACTGGAAACTATCAAGTCCGCGATCTGGCCCAGGTCGTGGCCGCCGAATTGCCCGGAACCCGGGTGAGCATCAACACTGCGGCGCCCCCGGATCTGCGCTCCTATCAGGTCGACTTTTCACTTTTTGCCGAACTGGCTCCTGCGCATCTCCCAGCGGTCCCGCTCGCCCAGTCCGTCCGAAACCTCTCAGCCGGGCTGAACGGAATGGGATTCTCGGACAAGGAGTTTCGCACATCCTCCCTGATGCGGCTCAAGACGCTCAAGGACCATATTGCGGTGGGCCGGCTGTCTGCCGACCTCCGCTGGCATTAA
- a CDS encoding undecaprenyl-phosphate glucose phosphotransferase: MSIGADIGNKVGQLDNSAGGSPARFSSNAVPYLLSTADAFVILLSSVAGGIGYQLSVGNDVPNILPHCAVGLLASFIHILRMSGSGYYDFPDSAKPRVEIGEILICWFTTGLLLAFFAFLLKIGVDYSRGAFVVFYFAAPAGLLAVRKATKVALAAAVSRGVIGRRDIVLIGDFHEIAALEPRDLLVFFGTSEVSRFTLSLEDDPVKRDSTDVSVINSAANFVRRNNCREVLLAMPWEDAPRLEFIREHVKTLPVAVRLLPDMRVRTLTNYASSARQRVLAIEIQRAPLGAAERFVKRVMDIVIAALALLFFLPIMALTAFAIKLDSPGPVIFRQFRKGFNGKQFMMFKFRTMTVQENGSAVVQATRDDPRVTSIGRLLRSASIDELPQLLNVLRGDMSLIGPRPHALAHDNYFETVLSEYAFRHHVKPGMTGWAQCNGARGGTPTIEHISERVKLDLWYINNWSLWLDIQILIKTFFEVLRKRNAY, encoded by the coding sequence ATGTCGATTGGAGCGGATATTGGCAACAAGGTAGGCCAGCTCGACAATTCCGCTGGCGGTTCTCCCGCCCGTTTCTCCAGTAACGCAGTCCCCTATCTCTTATCGACCGCAGATGCCTTCGTGATCCTGCTGTCCAGCGTGGCAGGGGGCATTGGCTATCAGCTATCCGTCGGCAACGACGTGCCGAACATTCTCCCGCATTGCGCAGTGGGGCTGTTGGCCAGCTTCATTCACATCCTGCGCATGAGCGGCAGCGGTTATTACGATTTTCCTGACAGCGCCAAACCGCGCGTCGAGATTGGTGAAATACTGATCTGTTGGTTTACGACAGGGCTGCTGCTCGCCTTCTTCGCGTTTCTGCTCAAGATCGGTGTCGATTATTCGCGCGGCGCCTTTGTGGTGTTTTATTTTGCTGCGCCGGCGGGATTACTCGCCGTCAGGAAGGCTACCAAGGTGGCCCTGGCGGCTGCCGTTTCGCGCGGCGTGATCGGCCGGCGGGATATCGTGCTGATCGGCGATTTCCACGAGATCGCCGCGTTGGAGCCCCGGGATCTCCTGGTTTTCTTCGGTACTTCCGAAGTCAGCCGCTTCACGCTCAGTTTGGAAGATGATCCGGTGAAGCGCGACTCCACCGATGTCAGCGTTATCAATTCAGCGGCAAACTTTGTCAGGCGCAATAATTGCCGGGAAGTCTTGCTTGCGATGCCCTGGGAGGATGCGCCCCGGCTGGAATTCATCCGCGAGCACGTCAAGACGCTTCCGGTAGCGGTGCGGCTCTTGCCCGACATGCGGGTTCGAACGTTGACGAATTATGCGTCGTCGGCGCGTCAGCGCGTCCTCGCCATCGAAATTCAACGTGCGCCGCTCGGTGCCGCGGAACGCTTCGTCAAGCGCGTGATGGACATCGTCATCGCGGCCCTGGCGTTGCTGTTCTTTCTCCCCATCATGGCGCTCACGGCTTTCGCCATCAAGCTTGACAGTCCCGGGCCGGTTATTTTCCGGCAGTTCCGAAAGGGATTTAATGGCAAGCAGTTCATGATGTTCAAATTCCGCACCATGACCGTGCAGGAAAACGGGTCTGCTGTGGTGCAGGCTACGCGCGACGATCCCCGGGTAACGTCCATTGGCCGGCTGTTGCGATCGGCAAGTATCGACGAATTGCCTCAGCTGTTGAACGTCCTCAGGGGAGATATGTCGCTGATCGGGCCGCGCCCGCATGCGCTGGCCCATGACAATTATTTTGAGACGGTGTTGAGCGAGTATGCTTTCCGGCATCACGTCAAACCCGGCATGACCGGTTGGGCGCAATGCAACGGCGCGCGCGGGGGCACGCCTACGATCGAGCACATCTCCGAACGCGTAAAACTCGATCTCTGGTACATCAACAACTGGAGCCTGTGGCTGGACATCCAGATATTGATCAAGACCTTTTTCGAGGTGCTTCGTAAGCGCAACGCTTACTGA
- the rfbF gene encoding glucose-1-phosphate cytidylyltransferase, with translation MRAVLLAGGLGTRFAEETDVRPKPMIEIGGKPILWHIMKIYSSHGINDFIICLGYKGYVIKEYFSNYFLHQSNVTFDLRENRMEVLQKHAEPWRVTLIDTGEETMIGGRIKRILPYIGDDDAFCLTYGDGVADIDITESIAFHRREGRLATVTGTQPPGRFGAINHQGPRVTGFQEKPRGDGNWINGGFFVLSPKVGDYIEGDATVWEKEPMTNLAEAGQLSVFLHDGFWHPMDTLRDKRYLEDLWSSNKAPWKKW, from the coding sequence ATGCGCGCAGTATTGCTGGCGGGTGGCCTGGGAACTCGGTTTGCCGAGGAAACCGACGTTCGTCCCAAGCCGATGATCGAAATCGGCGGCAAGCCGATCCTTTGGCACATCATGAAGATCTACTCTAGCCACGGCATCAACGACTTCATCATTTGCCTTGGCTACAAGGGCTACGTGATCAAGGAATACTTCTCCAACTACTTCCTGCATCAATCGAACGTCACTTTCGACCTTCGTGAAAACAGGATGGAGGTTCTGCAGAAGCACGCCGAGCCGTGGCGGGTGACGTTGATCGACACCGGCGAAGAAACCATGATCGGCGGGCGCATCAAGCGAATCCTTCCCTATATCGGCGATGACGACGCCTTCTGCCTGACCTATGGCGACGGCGTGGCCGATATCGACATCACCGAAAGCATCGCGTTCCATCGCCGCGAGGGCCGTCTGGCGACCGTAACCGGCACGCAGCCGCCCGGCCGCTTCGGCGCCATCAACCATCAGGGCCCCCGCGTCACCGGCTTTCAGGAAAAGCCGCGCGGCGACGGCAACTGGATCAATGGCGGCTTCTTCGTGCTTTCACCCAAGGTCGGCGATTACATCGAAGGCGACGCGACCGTCTGGGAAAAGGAACCGATGACGAATCTCGCGGAGGCTGGCCAGCTCAGCGTGTTCCTCCACGACGGCTTCTGGCACCCGATGGATACATTGCGCGACAAGCGATATTTGGAAGATCTTTGGTCAAGCAATAAAGCTCCCTGGAAAAAATGGTAA
- the rfbC gene encoding dTDP-4-dehydrorhamnose 3,5-epimerase: protein MKFHPTPLHGAYTIELEKRGDDRGFFARFFCQKEFEAAGVPMPIVQINNSLSAKAGTLRGMHYQLAPAAEIKVVRCIRGALYDAIVDLRPDSPTFGKWFGVELTAENRTMIFVPQGFAHGIMTLTDDTEAFYLVNAFYAPEQERGLRFDDPRFGIEWPRAPVEVSPKDSSWPDFDPVFHGIESLRGLT, encoded by the coding sequence GTGAAGTTTCACCCAACGCCGCTTCATGGCGCCTACACGATCGAACTCGAAAAGCGCGGTGACGACCGCGGATTCTTCGCACGCTTTTTTTGTCAGAAAGAATTCGAGGCGGCAGGCGTGCCGATGCCGATCGTTCAGATCAACAACTCCCTGAGTGCGAAAGCCGGCACCCTGCGCGGGATGCACTATCAATTGGCGCCGGCCGCTGAGATCAAGGTGGTGCGCTGCATCCGCGGTGCCCTCTATGACGCCATCGTCGATCTACGACCGGACTCCCCTACCTTCGGCAAGTGGTTCGGCGTTGAACTGACCGCAGAAAACCGAACGATGATTTTCGTTCCGCAGGGTTTCGCGCACGGCATCATGACGCTCACCGACGACACCGAGGCGTTCTATCTGGTGAATGCGTTCTACGCCCCCGAGCAGGAGCGCGGCTTGCGCTTCGACGATCCACGATTTGGGATCGAGTGGCCACGGGCTCCCGTTGAAGTTTCGCCCAAGGACAGCAGCTGGCCGGACTTCGACCCGGTATTCCATGGCATCGAATCCCTGCGAGGCCTGACGTGA
- the gspD gene encoding type II secretion system secretin GspD has translation MIGGTYSKRKTAGPDGNVVLNLASVPLQQAAKTVLGDMIGVNYVVDPRVDGVISVQTTRPVSKAEAMEMFQTALVPIGAVLVQSRGTYRIAPADQAATGVIATGDGPAESAIAGNGIRVVSLKYVSATEVARVLEPMVPKGAIVQADDARNILALKGSPAEIESMLDSISVFDVDVMKGMSFAVVPVKTPQPEKMVDELKAIFAAEKEGPLKGRVRFIANTRLGAILVVTSQPSYLPRAQTWIRRLDAKAAGSERQLHVYQVQNRPVAELASVLQSMFANEMKVVKPPTRSVSPRSKQASFSGSSAKSPGPGGATADIDQGAAIGLRGVSPGNDLQSLQRALNNEPEALAPDSMEPSPSSNGVGGEPPLKIVADETKNSLLIMANERDYQRVLRVIQGLDVVASQVLIEAVIAEVVLNDKLQYGVQWQLSKKGTPTASFSNALTGGVASVFPGFNYAVNAASIASTLSALNAITRVNVISTPSLMVLDNKTARLQIGDQVPITTQTATSTVTAQTAIVNSITMQDTGVILSVTPRINESGRVQLEIEQEVSAVVKTTSSGIDSPTIQQRRVKTTVVVNDGEVLALGGMIQEQANKSSNQIPLLGDIPGLGAAFSNRGDQVQKTELVILITPKVVRDGTESRLVTEEYRRKMHVYMPHTTSRERTPANTMQRIISQ, from the coding sequence ATGATCGGCGGGACATATTCGAAACGGAAGACCGCCGGCCCGGACGGGAACGTGGTTCTCAACCTCGCGAGCGTTCCCCTTCAGCAGGCCGCCAAGACCGTTCTCGGCGATATGATCGGCGTGAACTACGTCGTCGATCCTCGCGTCGACGGAGTCATTTCCGTGCAAACGACGCGTCCGGTCAGCAAGGCCGAGGCGATGGAGATGTTCCAGACCGCACTGGTGCCGATCGGCGCGGTGCTGGTGCAAAGCCGCGGCACCTACCGGATTGCGCCGGCCGACCAGGCGGCCACGGGCGTGATTGCGACCGGCGATGGCCCGGCCGAGAGCGCCATTGCCGGAAACGGCATTCGCGTCGTTTCCTTGAAATACGTTTCCGCCACCGAAGTCGCCCGCGTGCTGGAGCCGATGGTGCCGAAGGGCGCCATCGTCCAGGCCGACGATGCCCGCAACATCCTCGCGCTCAAGGGCTCCCCGGCGGAAATCGAAAGCATGCTCGATTCGATTTCAGTGTTCGATGTCGATGTCATGAAGGGCATGTCGTTTGCCGTTGTTCCGGTGAAAACGCCCCAGCCGGAAAAAATGGTCGACGAATTAAAGGCGATATTCGCGGCCGAGAAAGAGGGGCCGCTCAAGGGCCGTGTCAGGTTCATTGCAAACACGCGGCTTGGCGCGATTTTGGTCGTGACCTCGCAGCCGAGCTATTTGCCGAGGGCGCAGACCTGGATCAGGCGGCTCGACGCCAAGGCGGCCGGCTCCGAGCGGCAGCTTCATGTCTATCAGGTGCAGAACCGGCCCGTCGCGGAGCTCGCGAGCGTGCTGCAGTCGATGTTTGCGAATGAAATGAAAGTGGTGAAGCCGCCGACGCGCAGCGTCTCTCCGCGGTCGAAGCAGGCGAGCTTCTCCGGAAGCTCGGCAAAATCGCCCGGACCGGGCGGCGCGACGGCGGATATCGATCAGGGCGCGGCGATCGGGCTTCGCGGTGTAAGTCCCGGCAACGATCTGCAAAGCCTGCAGCGCGCACTGAACAACGAGCCGGAAGCATTGGCGCCGGATTCGATGGAGCCATCTCCGTCCTCCAATGGGGTGGGCGGTGAACCGCCGCTCAAGATCGTCGCCGACGAGACGAAAAACTCGCTTCTCATCATGGCCAATGAGCGGGACTACCAGCGCGTGCTTCGTGTCATTCAGGGGCTCGATGTCGTCGCAAGCCAGGTCCTGATCGAAGCTGTCATCGCGGAAGTGGTGCTTAACGACAAGCTGCAATATGGCGTGCAATGGCAGCTATCGAAGAAGGGCACGCCGACCGCCTCGTTCTCGAACGCGCTGACCGGCGGCGTCGCATCGGTCTTTCCCGGGTTCAACTATGCTGTCAACGCAGCCAGCATCGCGTCGACGCTCAGCGCATTGAACGCGATTACCCGCGTGAATGTCATTTCGACGCCTTCGCTGATGGTTCTCGACAACAAGACGGCGAGGCTGCAGATCGGCGATCAGGTACCGATCACCACGCAGACCGCGACCAGCACCGTGACGGCCCAAACGGCGATCGTCAATTCGATCACCATGCAGGATACCGGCGTGATCCTTTCGGTAACGCCGCGCATCAATGAGAGCGGCAGGGTGCAGCTCGAGATCGAGCAGGAAGTCAGCGCCGTGGTGAAAACCACCTCATCCGGCATCGACTCGCCCACTATCCAGCAGCGCCGTGTGAAGACCACCGTCGTCGTCAACGACGGCGAGGTTTTGGCGCTCGGCGGCATGATCCAGGAGCAGGCCAACAAGAGCAGCAACCAGATTCCGCTGCTCGGCGATATACCCGGGCTTGGCGCTGCGTTCTCCAACCGGGGCGACCAGGTTCAGAAGACGGAGCTCGTCATCCTGATCACGCCCAAGGTTGTCCGCGACGGCACGGAAAGCCGTCTCGTGACCGAAGAATACCGGCGGAAGATGCATGTCTACATGCCGCACACGACCTCGCGCGAGCGTACGCCGGCCAACACCATGCAGCGGATAATTTCACAGTGA
- a CDS encoding NAD(P)-dependent oxidoreductase produces MRILLTGGSSFTGLWFARSLAAKGHTVVAPLRGSDYSDLRGSRVAELRRVAEVVEDCPFGSARFRDLAGTGSWDLLCQHAAQTGDYRNPDFDVIGAVADNTKNLVAVLKKMMDRGSAGVVLTGSVFEQDEGAGDAPLRAFSPYGLSKGLTWQYYRFLSETMHFNLGKFVIANPIGPFEEPRFCSYLIRTWFKGEVPAVRTPLYVRDNIHVDLLATAYAAFAESVPLHQGIAKLHPSFYVESQGAFAQRFAAEMSSRLGVACPVTLLQQEDFTEPMVRINTDRIDGAGLGWSETSAWDAEAEFYEQAAK; encoded by the coding sequence GTGAGAATCCTACTGACCGGCGGAAGTTCGTTTACCGGTCTTTGGTTTGCGCGCAGCCTTGCCGCGAAAGGCCATACCGTCGTCGCCCCCCTCAGGGGCAGCGATTATTCGGACTTGCGCGGCAGTCGCGTTGCCGAGCTTCGCCGAGTTGCTGAAGTCGTCGAAGATTGCCCGTTTGGCTCGGCCCGCTTTCGCGATCTCGCCGGGACCGGCTCATGGGATCTGCTGTGCCAGCATGCGGCGCAAACCGGCGACTACCGCAATCCGGACTTCGACGTCATTGGCGCCGTCGCCGACAATACGAAAAATCTTGTTGCGGTCCTGAAGAAGATGATGGATCGCGGCTCGGCAGGCGTCGTGCTCACCGGCTCGGTATTCGAGCAGGACGAAGGTGCCGGCGATGCGCCGCTCAGGGCTTTTTCACCCTACGGACTGTCGAAAGGCCTCACCTGGCAATACTATCGCTTCCTGAGCGAGACCATGCATTTCAATCTTGGGAAGTTCGTGATCGCGAACCCCATTGGACCGTTCGAGGAGCCGCGGTTCTGCAGCTATTTGATACGCACCTGGTTCAAGGGCGAAGTTCCGGCGGTACGGACACCTCTGTACGTGCGCGACAACATTCATGTTGATTTGCTGGCGACAGCCTATGCGGCCTTTGCCGAGAGCGTGCCCTTGCATCAGGGCATAGCGAAGCTCCATCCGAGCTTCTACGTCGAGAGCCAGGGCGCCTTCGCGCAACGCTTCGCCGCTGAAATGTCATCCCGCCTTGGCGTTGCCTGCCCCGTCACGTTGCTGCAGCAGGAGGACTTCACCGAACCGATGGTCCGGATCAACACCGACCGGATTGACGGGGCGGGACTGGGCTGGAGTGAAACATCGGCCTGGGACGCCGAAGCTGAATTCTACGAGCAGGCCGCAAAATAA